Proteins encoded in a region of the Gallalistipes aquisgranensis genome:
- a CDS encoding RNA polymerase sigma factor gives MNSATDNRIIAMLGDGGDPEAGVRMLVELYGERIYWHVRRLVLFHEEAEELTQDTFVRACFRIGSYRGEGPFSAWLYRIATNEALQWIRRKRAGRKNLIGVECLSDLPAEEVELGDAAADLFAEAVLRLPPRQRSVFTLRYYDGMPYRQIAQVMETTESNARTTYHYATDKIRDFIKEHGYE, from the coding sequence ATGAATTCAGCGACCGATAACCGTATCATTGCCATGCTGGGCGACGGGGGCGACCCGGAGGCTGGGGTCAGAATGCTCGTCGAGCTGTACGGTGAGCGTATCTACTGGCATGTCAGACGGTTGGTGCTGTTTCACGAAGAGGCCGAGGAACTGACTCAGGATACCTTCGTGCGTGCCTGTTTCCGTATCGGGTCGTACAGAGGGGAGGGGCCGTTTTCCGCCTGGCTCTACCGGATCGCCACCAACGAGGCCCTCCAGTGGATTCGCAGGAAGCGGGCCGGCCGGAAAAACCTGATCGGGGTGGAATGCCTTTCGGACCTTCCGGCCGAAGAGGTGGAGCTGGGTGATGCGGCGGCAGACCTTTTTGCGGAGGCGGTCCTGCGGCTTCCCCCGCGGCAGCGGTCGGTCTTTACGCTCCGTTACTATGACGGGATGCCGTACCGGCAGATCGCGCAGGTAATGGAGACGACAGAGTCGAACGCCAGAACGACATACCATTATGCAACGGATAAAATCAGGGATTTCATAAAGGAACATGGTTATGAATGA
- a CDS encoding DUF1553 domain-containing protein, producing the protein MRKLLLPLMLAAALTGRTSSIDSLVGMKLRQQGVVPSPQCSDARLVRRLYLVTTDRIPTSEQVRSYLRNRNREVLVDSLLASEGFVEKMTLKWGDLLRIKSEFPSTHWPNAVQAYNKWLTDRFRANMPYDAFVRTLLLGTGSNFRVPETNIYRTGSDRAPETQADNIALLFTGRRQAPPEWSVFFTQLRFKGTGEWKEEILCLDIDVPAPALPVRLAEGVSVKLREGTDYRVPFVEWLTSDANRPFARAMANRMWFWFMGRGIVEPCDDMSPENAPSNAPLLEYLTDRFIASGYDLHALAREILLSETFSRSSLSAGGNEADSLWFSHYPLRRLTSEQLNDAVCDITGVPDLYSSRAPEPFTNYPAGTRAIQLGDGTVTTTQLELFGRPSRDLALESNRDNRLDSKQLLYLLNSTNVYDKLRTSPYLKSLSQRKLGVKGTVREIYLRVLGRPASDREVGAVTAWAAGLPQRNRLRNMAESLMWALLNSDEFIFMN; encoded by the coding sequence ATGAGAAAATTACTGCTTCCCCTGATGCTCGCGGCCGCACTGACCGGCCGGACATCCTCCATCGACAGCCTGGTCGGAATGAAACTCCGGCAGCAGGGCGTAGTGCCTTCGCCGCAGTGCAGCGATGCCCGGCTCGTCCGTCGTCTTTACCTGGTGACCACCGACCGTATTCCCACCTCGGAGCAGGTACGGTCCTATCTGCGCAACCGGAACCGGGAGGTGCTGGTGGACAGTCTGCTTGCCAGTGAGGGATTCGTCGAGAAGATGACGCTCAAGTGGGGCGATCTGCTGCGTATCAAATCGGAATTTCCGAGTACCCACTGGCCCAATGCCGTGCAGGCTTACAACAAGTGGCTGACCGACCGTTTCCGGGCCAATATGCCTTACGATGCTTTCGTGCGCACTCTTCTGCTCGGTACAGGCAGTAACTTCCGGGTGCCGGAGACCAATATTTACCGTACGGGCAGCGACCGTGCCCCGGAGACTCAGGCGGACAATATCGCCCTCCTGTTCACGGGGCGGCGGCAGGCTCCGCCCGAGTGGAGCGTGTTTTTCACGCAGTTGAGATTCAAGGGGACCGGGGAGTGGAAGGAGGAGATTCTTTGCCTGGACATTGATGTTCCGGCTCCGGCTCTGCCGGTGCGGCTGGCCGAAGGGGTTTCCGTGAAACTGCGGGAGGGGACCGACTACCGAGTTCCGTTCGTCGAATGGCTGACTTCGGACGCGAACCGCCCCTTCGCCCGTGCCATGGCCAACCGCATGTGGTTCTGGTTCATGGGCAGGGGAATCGTGGAACCGTGCGACGATATGTCTCCGGAGAACGCACCTTCGAATGCCCCGTTGCTCGAATACCTGACCGACCGTTTCATCGCTTCGGGGTACGACCTGCATGCTCTCGCCCGGGAAATCCTGCTCAGCGAGACCTTTTCGCGGAGTTCGCTCTCCGCGGGCGGCAATGAGGCCGATTCGCTCTGGTTTTCGCACTATCCTCTGCGACGCCTCACTTCCGAACAGCTGAATGATGCCGTGTGCGACATCACGGGCGTGCCCGATCTCTATTCGAGCCGTGCTCCGGAGCCCTTTACCAACTATCCGGCAGGGACGCGGGCCATCCAGCTCGGCGACGGAACCGTGACCACCACGCAGCTCGAACTCTTCGGCCGTCCCTCCCGCGATCTGGCGCTGGAGAGTAACCGTGACAACCGTCTCGATTCGAAACAGCTTCTCTATCTGCTCAATTCGACCAACGTATACGACAAACTGCGGACGAGTCCCTATCTGAAATCCCTGTCGCAGCGGAAATTGGGTGTGAAGGGGACCGTCCGAGAGATTTATCTCCGGGTGCTCGGCCGTCCCGCATCCGACCGGGAGGTCGGGGCCGTCACGGCATGGGCCGCCGGCCTTCCCCAGCGGAACCGGCTCCGTAACATGGCCGAATCGCTGATGTGGGCTTTGCTGAACAGCGACGAATTTATTTTCATGAACTGA
- a CDS encoding DUF1501 domain-containing protein — protein sequence MNSKKNRRQFLRESLTLGAGLMFSDRLLASLAGLHFGMGRSAGPGVSGPAGGRARSVVYIYLDGGSSQTDTFDPKPEAGRDYVGNYRNPIATNVPGITIGEKLPRLAQLADRYSLLRGMVVRTNAHETAHYRMQTGDLTGGSIVYPSFGSMISYLKEGEYRNPLFSYITLTAASTRFNEAGFLPPKYKPYDTGGSPGKEYFDVSGIYDHTVPDSLLLQRKALLEMLAPLGERVEPTEEVRLAEELRAQNYRLILGDTRRVFDLSEEPEDLRQSYGMTDFGQSCLAARKLVQAGVLMVVVRFRGWDTHKEHFKRMDARLEELDKGVSSLLLDLEKFGLLDRTVVLCGGEFGRTPRIAWGPPWNGGRGHWGDAFSYLVAGGGFRGGAVVGKTDAKGEQVVDRPVYPADLWASVYSLMGIDPKRTVVHPTRGEIPILPSFGVEGQSGGMLTEIMR from the coding sequence ATGAATTCGAAGAAAAACCGCCGGCAGTTTCTCCGGGAATCATTGACACTCGGAGCGGGACTTATGTTCTCCGACAGACTGCTGGCCTCCCTTGCGGGTTTGCATTTCGGGATGGGACGGTCTGCCGGTCCCGGTGTTTCCGGTCCGGCTGGTGGCCGGGCCCGGTCGGTGGTCTACATCTATCTCGACGGCGGTTCGTCCCAGACCGACACGTTCGATCCGAAACCCGAGGCCGGGCGCGATTATGTCGGCAATTACCGGAATCCGATAGCCACGAACGTGCCCGGAATCACGATCGGGGAGAAGCTGCCCCGCCTGGCGCAGTTGGCGGATCGCTATTCGCTGTTGAGGGGCATGGTCGTTCGGACCAACGCCCACGAGACGGCCCATTATCGTATGCAGACGGGCGACCTGACCGGGGGAAGCATCGTCTATCCTTCGTTCGGCTCCATGATCTCCTATCTGAAAGAGGGTGAATACCGGAATCCGTTGTTTTCTTATATTACGCTGACGGCCGCTTCGACCCGCTTCAACGAGGCCGGATTCCTGCCCCCTAAGTACAAACCCTACGACACGGGGGGCTCTCCCGGAAAGGAATACTTCGACGTGAGCGGTATTTACGACCACACGGTGCCCGATTCCCTGCTGTTGCAGCGGAAGGCGCTGCTGGAGATGCTCGCCCCGCTCGGTGAGAGGGTCGAGCCCACGGAGGAGGTCCGGCTCGCCGAAGAGCTGCGCGCACAGAACTACCGGTTGATCCTGGGCGATACGCGCCGGGTGTTCGACCTGTCCGAAGAGCCCGAAGATCTGCGGCAGTCCTACGGAATGACCGATTTCGGACAGTCCTGTCTGGCCGCACGGAAACTCGTGCAGGCGGGCGTGCTGATGGTTGTCGTTCGTTTCCGGGGATGGGATACCCACAAGGAGCACTTCAAACGGATGGATGCCCGGTTGGAGGAGCTGGACAAGGGCGTTTCCTCGCTGCTGCTCGATCTCGAGAAATTCGGACTGCTCGACCGGACGGTCGTGCTGTGCGGCGGCGAGTTCGGGCGGACGCCCCGTATCGCCTGGGGGCCGCCCTGGAACGGCGGACGCGGACATTGGGGCGACGCCTTCTCCTATCTGGTGGCCGGAGGGGGATTCCGGGGCGGGGCCGTTGTGGGGAAGACCGACGCCAAAGGGGAACAGGTCGTCGACCGGCCGGTCTATCCGGCCGACCTGTGGGCCTCGGTCTATTCGCTGATGGGAATAGACCCGAAGCGGACGGTCGTACATCCCACTCGGGGCGAAATACCCATCCTGCCCTCTTTCGGCGTCGAGGGTCAGAGCGGAGGAATGTTGACAGAAATCATGCGTTAA
- a CDS encoding chorismate transformation enzyme, FkbO/Hyg5 family — MEGGYFCRTALASGEDVRTCAGELAERLVGGRPSGTVPVRLVFFTDAAEGETFRTVAERIGEVLSGRYPRQRPVWSLVAQRPLSGGIPARALAAEVHYHALPRRGAVRYGCFGKIPYIVCDDGERRELFLSVGPHNTWLPDCVPAQAEVVFGRVAEIMRREGFPIDSIQRQWNYVEGITRETHGCQHYQALNDARSEFYAPVFWTNGYPAATGIGTVCGGITVDVNAATGLVSRAVDNPLQRAAHVYSEKVLRPGDRAVPTTPKFERARVVEYGGQSLCYVSGTAAIRREESLAGMDAVRQTEVTVGNIGQLTAQVSSGCRVRSARVYVKRAEDVPAVEEAVRAAYPEADLLFLEADVCRPELLVEIEALAFG, encoded by the coding sequence ATGGAAGGAGGTTATTTTTGCAGGACGGCCCTCGCCAGCGGGGAGGATGTCCGCACCTGTGCCGGAGAGCTGGCGGAGCGGCTGGTCGGCGGACGGCCTTCCGGCACCGTGCCGGTCCGCCTCGTGTTTTTTACGGATGCGGCCGAAGGGGAGACTTTCCGGACGGTCGCCGAACGGATCGGAGAGGTGCTGTCCGGACGGTATCCCCGGCAACGGCCCGTATGGAGTCTCGTCGCCCAAAGGCCTCTGTCGGGCGGTATTCCGGCCCGTGCGTTGGCTGCCGAGGTCCACTATCATGCCTTGCCGCGGCGGGGTGCGGTGCGGTACGGGTGCTTCGGAAAGATTCCCTATATCGTGTGCGACGACGGGGAGCGGCGGGAGCTTTTCCTCTCTGTGGGGCCCCATAACACCTGGTTGCCCGACTGCGTACCCGCCCAGGCGGAGGTCGTTTTCGGCCGGGTGGCGGAGATCATGCGCCGGGAGGGGTTTCCGATCGATTCCATTCAGCGCCAGTGGAACTATGTGGAGGGTATCACCCGAGAAACGCACGGCTGCCAGCACTATCAGGCGCTCAATGACGCCCGCAGCGAATTCTACGCTCCGGTCTTCTGGACGAACGGCTATCCTGCGGCGACGGGGATCGGAACCGTATGCGGAGGCATCACGGTCGATGTGAATGCGGCAACCGGTCTGGTTTCGCGGGCGGTGGACAATCCGCTGCAACGTGCCGCGCATGTCTATTCGGAAAAGGTGCTCCGTCCGGGCGACCGGGCCGTCCCCACGACGCCTAAGTTCGAACGGGCGAGGGTGGTGGAGTACGGCGGGCAGTCGCTCTGCTACGTCTCCGGTACCGCCGCCATCCGGCGCGAAGAGTCGCTCGCCGGGATGGATGCCGTCCGGCAGACGGAAGTGACGGTCGGCAATATCGGACAACTCACCGCACAGGTCTCCTCCGGGTGTCGCGTCCGTTCGGCACGGGTCTATGTGAAACGCGCCGAAGACGTGCCAGCCGTGGAGGAGGCCGTACGGGCTGCCTATCCGGAGGCCGATCTGCTCTTTCTGGAGGCCGACGTGTGCCGTCCGGAGCTGTTGGTCGAAATCGAAGCGCTGGCTTTCGGCTGA
- a CDS encoding flavodoxin family protein, with protein MSKKVLILSSSPRRGGNSDTLCDQFLQGAQEAGHRAEKIFLKDKTIHYCTGCSVCSMYGKPCPQQDDAAEIVEKMIEADVIVMATPVYFYTMCAQMKTLIDRCCACYLEIRDKEFYFIVTAAETNIPAMERTVEGFRGFLDCLEGAAEKGVIYGVGAWKVGEIEDKPAMQEAFEAGKNV; from the coding sequence ATGAGTAAAAAAGTACTGATCCTCTCCTCGAGCCCGCGCCGCGGAGGCAATTCGGACACCCTGTGCGACCAGTTTCTGCAAGGGGCGCAGGAGGCGGGACACCGGGCGGAAAAAATTTTCCTGAAAGACAAGACCATTCATTACTGTACGGGGTGCAGCGTGTGCAGCATGTACGGCAAGCCCTGCCCGCAGCAGGACGACGCGGCGGAGATCGTAGAGAAGATGATCGAAGCGGACGTGATCGTGATGGCCACACCAGTCTATTTCTATACGATGTGCGCTCAAATGAAGACGCTGATCGACCGCTGTTGCGCCTGTTACCTGGAAATCCGGGACAAGGAGTTCTACTTCATCGTCACGGCGGCCGAGACGAACATTCCGGCCATGGAGCGCACCGTGGAGGGATTCCGAGGATTCCTCGACTGTCTCGAAGGCGCCGCGGAAAAGGGGGTAATCTACGGCGTGGGAGCCTGGAAAGTCGGGGAGATCGAAGACAAGCCCGCCATGCAGGAAGCCTTCGAAGCCGGGAAAAACGTGTAG
- the menA gene encoding 1,4-dihydroxy-2-naphthoate octaprenyltransferase codes for MDTERMTPWRAWLLASRPKTLAGAAVPVLIGCALAAEAGGFAWTPGLLCLGFAFLMQVDANLINDLCDYLKGSDGEDRLGPDRAVSKGWIAPGAMKRGILIVTASACAVGLCLLFYGGPELIAVGILCILFAFLYTAGPYPLAYHGWGDVLVLLFFGFVPVGCTYYVMCHGWTSSVTVASLACGLVVDTLLMVNNYRDREQDARSGKRTLVVAWGARAGHSLYLALGVAAAGLCLLFFAEGLRWAGLLPLLYLPPHFAAWRKMGRIGEGRQLNRLLGETSRNMLLFAVLLSAGLLIGR; via the coding sequence ATGGATACCGAACGAATGACTCCCTGGCGGGCATGGTTGCTGGCTTCGCGTCCCAAGACATTGGCCGGGGCTGCCGTGCCCGTGCTGATCGGATGCGCGCTGGCTGCCGAAGCCGGCGGTTTCGCGTGGACGCCCGGCCTGCTCTGCCTGGGGTTCGCCTTTCTGATGCAGGTCGACGCCAACCTGATCAACGATCTCTGCGACTACCTGAAGGGGAGCGACGGCGAGGACCGTCTCGGTCCCGACCGTGCCGTCTCCAAAGGTTGGATCGCGCCCGGCGCCATGAAACGGGGTATCCTGATCGTTACAGCGTCGGCCTGTGCCGTGGGGCTCTGCCTGTTGTTTTATGGCGGCCCGGAACTGATCGCCGTGGGGATACTCTGCATCCTGTTCGCCTTTCTCTATACGGCGGGACCCTATCCTCTGGCCTATCATGGTTGGGGAGACGTGCTGGTGCTGCTCTTTTTCGGTTTCGTTCCGGTGGGATGTACCTATTATGTCATGTGTCACGGATGGACCTCTTCTGTGACGGTCGCTTCGCTGGCTTGCGGGCTGGTCGTCGATACCCTGCTGATGGTCAACAACTATCGTGACCGGGAACAGGATGCCCGCAGCGGGAAACGCACGCTCGTTGTGGCGTGGGGCGCCCGGGCCGGACACTCGCTCTACCTGGCGCTGGGAGTTGCCGCCGCGGGGCTTTGCCTTCTTTTCTTTGCCGAAGGGCTGAGATGGGCCGGGCTTCTGCCCCTGCTCTATCTGCCGCCGCATTTCGCCGCATGGCGGAAGATGGGCCGGATCGGGGAGGGACGGCAACTGAACCGGCTACTGGGCGAGACTTCGCGGAATATGCTGCTGTTCGCCGTACTGCTCTCCGCAGGCCTGTTGATCGGGCGGTAG
- a CDS encoding FAD-dependent oxidoreductase produces the protein MITSDFVTNRKNKRETLDYDLVVVGGGITGVTCAITAAREGIKVALIQDRPVLGGNASSEVRIWMLGATSHMANNNRWSREGGLVDELMTENLYRNKEGNPVFLDALLIDKVCAERNIDLFLNTSVSAVTKNNDRMIASVDAFNSQNSTEYRFSAPLFADCSGDGIVGYLSGASFRIGAEDKDEFGEQFIADKEAYGEVLGHTIFFYTKQTDSPVEYHAPDFAIKNIEHKIIRINNSEYFNVEQHGCKYWWIEYGGRLDTVYDTEKIKYELWRVVYGIWDYIKNSGKYPQTSNQTLEWVGIIPGKRESRRFCGYYTLTQNDIILQNTHYDAVAFGGWSIDLHPADGVYSSLRACNQWHSKGIYQIPYRCYLSKDIDNLLIGGRIISVSHVANGSTRVMCTCAYGGEVIGLSAAMCTKNNVLPAAFMDKEKIKQLQRSLIERGHHIPNLDISAIDSLLSKASISVSSTLKLDNLGKSIGFMPLAESAATLLSIKGNLPRISLNVRCSERTSLEIQLRTSERMGNFTPCETIGTKTIHLDKGEQTIDFGFDYTTKQAKYLFICFMRNEKVEIEMASGIISGVTTVYNTVNPAVSNYGKQVPPADIGIEEFEFWCPKRIPNNSNIALHFHSPIDGFEAENLSRHIFRPVNSPNCWSADWNDITPWVDVHWNEKKALNTIRVFFDSDYDQALETVQMNHFFNISPHTVRNFSVEDGNGNNIAHITDNHNAVCNIVLKRTVITDRLVFRFERISDNAPVSVMGIIVK, from the coding sequence ATGATAACCAGCGATTTTGTTACCAATAGAAAAAATAAACGCGAGACACTCGACTATGACCTTGTCGTCGTAGGAGGAGGTATTACAGGCGTCACATGTGCCATTACCGCCGCACGTGAAGGTATTAAAGTAGCTTTAATCCAGGATCGTCCCGTCCTAGGCGGCAATGCATCTAGCGAGGTACGTATATGGATGTTAGGAGCCACTTCTCACATGGCGAACAACAACAGATGGTCACGGGAAGGTGGTTTAGTCGATGAACTGATGACCGAAAACCTATACCGCAACAAAGAGGGTAACCCCGTATTTTTAGACGCACTATTGATAGACAAAGTATGTGCAGAACGCAATATTGATCTTTTCCTAAACACCTCGGTCTCGGCCGTCACTAAAAACAATGATAGGATGATCGCTTCGGTGGATGCTTTTAACTCACAAAATTCGACCGAATATAGATTTTCCGCTCCGTTGTTTGCAGATTGTTCGGGTGACGGTATCGTAGGTTACCTGTCCGGAGCATCTTTCCGTATAGGTGCCGAGGACAAAGACGAATTCGGAGAACAATTCATTGCCGACAAAGAAGCCTATGGAGAGGTTTTGGGTCATACGATATTTTTTTACACCAAACAGACAGATAGCCCCGTTGAGTATCATGCGCCGGATTTTGCGATCAAAAACATAGAGCACAAGATAATACGAATCAACAACAGTGAATATTTCAATGTCGAACAACATGGCTGTAAATATTGGTGGATTGAATACGGAGGTCGTCTGGACACAGTTTACGACACTGAAAAGATAAAATACGAATTGTGGCGTGTTGTATATGGAATATGGGATTACATCAAAAATTCCGGCAAATATCCACAAACTTCAAACCAGACTTTGGAATGGGTCGGCATCATACCGGGCAAACGAGAGAGCAGACGTTTTTGCGGCTATTACACCTTGACGCAAAATGATATTATCTTGCAAAACACACATTATGATGCGGTGGCCTTCGGGGGCTGGTCGATAGATCTTCACCCTGCCGACGGAGTATATTCGTCACTGAGGGCGTGCAACCAATGGCACTCGAAGGGTATTTACCAAATCCCCTATCGCTGCTATCTAAGCAAGGATATAGATAATCTTTTAATCGGAGGACGTATCATCTCCGTCTCGCACGTTGCCAATGGCTCGACGCGCGTGATGTGTACCTGCGCCTATGGCGGTGAAGTGATAGGGCTCAGTGCTGCAATGTGCACGAAAAACAACGTGCTCCCCGCGGCCTTCATGGATAAAGAGAAAATCAAACAGCTCCAACGTTCTCTCATCGAAAGGGGGCACCATATACCCAATCTGGATATCTCCGCCATAGATTCACTGCTATCAAAAGCATCAATCAGTGTCTCTTCGACACTCAAACTCGACAACTTAGGCAAGAGCATTGGTTTTATGCCACTCGCCGAATCTGCTGCAACGCTCTTGTCGATAAAGGGGAATTTGCCTCGGATCTCCCTAAATGTACGTTGCTCAGAGCGAACTTCGTTAGAAATTCAACTCAGGACTTCCGAACGAATGGGCAATTTCACCCCCTGCGAAACAATAGGGACAAAAACCATCCATCTTGACAAAGGGGAACAAACTATCGACTTTGGCTTCGACTATACTACAAAGCAAGCTAAATATTTGTTTATCTGCTTTATGCGCAACGAAAAAGTAGAGATTGAAATGGCTTCAGGAATCATATCAGGCGTCACAACAGTATACAACACTGTCAATCCTGCGGTTTCGAACTATGGCAAACAGGTTCCCCCAGCAGACATAGGAATCGAAGAATTTGAATTCTGGTGTCCCAAACGTATTCCAAACAATTCGAACATAGCGTTGCATTTCCATTCACCCATAGATGGATTTGAAGCAGAAAACCTATCCAGACATATTTTTCGCCCTGTCAACTCACCTAATTGCTGGTCAGCCGATTGGAACGACATTACACCTTGGGTAGATGTGCACTGGAATGAAAAAAAGGCCCTTAATACCATACGTGTATTTTTCGATAGCGACTACGATCAAGCTCTTGAAACCGTACAGATGAATCACTTTTTTAATATATCCCCCCATACCGTGCGTAATTTCAGTGTCGAAGACGGCAATGGTAATAACATTGCTCACATAACAGACAATCACAATGCTGTATGCAACATAGTACTCAAAAGAACTGTAATTACAGATAGACTCGTATTCCGTTTCGAACGCATCAGCGACAATGCACCTGTCAGCGTTATGGGAATTATAGTAAAGTAA
- a CDS encoding sodium:solute symporter family protein translates to MVALDYITIVLCTLGILIAGITFSKAGQSIKSFFAAGGNVPWWIGGLSLFMGFFSAGTFVVWGSIAYSYGLVAITIQACMCIAGFIIALLIAPRWKRTRVLTAAEYITSRLGVNVQKTYTYLFLFISMFTTGSFLYPVAKILEVSSGLPLYSAILLLGGISILYVTVGGLRAVVVTDVLQFVILTAAVLIVIPLSFDKVGGVSNFIDNVPDGFFKVFNGEYTLFFIIAYILYNAVFLGGNWSYVQRYTTVATQKDARKLGLLFGSLYVISPILWMLPPMLYRVYSPDLSGLADEGAYLLMCKEALPKGLLGMMIGGMIFATASSLNGTLNISAGVFTNDIFCRLKPNASNKTIMRVARLSTIGFGLLAVIVALLVPHMGGIVNVVISLGALTGVPLYLPVIWTLFSRRINSKAVMATTLISLGVNAVFKFVTPALFDFALSRTEEMVLGVSLPTIMLILFELWYRHTGYIDPRAAECEQAIMNREKQQQASSPENIDEVKNNRYSIKVIGIGILSAGLMVATLGIIDTGFKPGVTIIVGAILVILGGFIILKAKK, encoded by the coding sequence ATGGTAGCTTTAGATTATATCACTATCGTACTATGCACTTTGGGGATTCTGATCGCAGGAATCACTTTTTCAAAAGCAGGACAAAGCATCAAAAGTTTTTTTGCCGCAGGGGGTAACGTCCCCTGGTGGATCGGAGGCCTGTCCCTGTTTATGGGATTTTTCTCGGCCGGCACTTTCGTCGTATGGGGATCGATCGCCTATTCATACGGTCTGGTAGCCATCACCATTCAGGCTTGCATGTGTATTGCCGGTTTCATCATAGCCCTGTTGATCGCTCCGCGATGGAAGAGAACCAGAGTACTTACGGCAGCCGAATACATCACTTCGCGTCTGGGTGTTAATGTACAAAAAACATACACCTATCTGTTCCTCTTCATCTCGATGTTCACCACCGGTTCATTCCTCTATCCCGTGGCGAAGATTCTCGAGGTATCGAGCGGACTTCCACTTTACAGCGCCATTCTACTTCTGGGGGGTATAAGCATTTTGTATGTCACGGTGGGCGGCCTTAGAGCCGTCGTGGTGACGGACGTTCTGCAATTCGTCATATTAACCGCGGCCGTTTTAATCGTCATCCCCCTCTCTTTCGACAAAGTGGGAGGTGTGTCCAATTTCATAGACAACGTACCGGACGGTTTCTTTAAAGTCTTTAACGGCGAATACACCCTGTTTTTCATTATTGCCTATATACTTTATAATGCAGTATTTTTGGGAGGAAACTGGTCGTACGTTCAACGATACACCACCGTTGCGACCCAAAAAGATGCACGGAAACTAGGCTTGCTTTTCGGCTCGCTCTATGTCATAAGCCCAATTTTATGGATGCTTCCCCCGATGCTTTACCGGGTTTACAGCCCCGACTTATCGGGTCTCGCCGATGAAGGTGCCTACCTGCTCATGTGCAAAGAGGCATTGCCCAAGGGACTGCTGGGCATGATGATCGGGGGCATGATCTTCGCCACAGCCAGTTCGCTCAACGGAACACTGAACATTTCGGCAGGAGTATTCACCAACGATATATTCTGCCGGCTCAAACCCAATGCCTCGAACAAAACGATCATGCGGGTAGCTCGTCTGTCAACCATCGGCTTCGGACTTCTGGCGGTCATCGTGGCCCTGCTCGTTCCCCATATGGGTGGTATCGTCAATGTGGTGATCAGCTTAGGAGCCCTGACGGGCGTTCCGCTCTACCTACCCGTCATTTGGACGCTATTTTCCCGACGTATTAACAGCAAAGCAGTTATGGCTACGACGCTGATCAGCCTCGGGGTCAATGCCGTCTTTAAGTTCGTCACTCCCGCCCTGTTTGATTTCGCTCTAAGCCGTACAGAGGAGATGGTACTCGGAGTCAGCCTACCGACCATCATGCTGATCCTATTCGAATTATGGTATCGACACACGGGCTATATCGATCCCAGGGCCGCAGAATGCGAACAGGCTATAATGAACCGAGAGAAACAACAGCAAGCCTCTTCACCGGAAAACATCGACGAAGTGAAAAATAACAGATACAGCATAAAAGTAATCGGAATAGGGATTTTGAGCGCAGGGTTAATGGTCGCTACACTGGGAATAATAGATACAGGATTCAAACCAGGTGTCACGATAATTGTCGGTGCAATACTTGTTATTTTGGGTGGTTTTATAATTCTAAAAGCTAAAAAATAA